A genomic segment from Glycine soja cultivar W05 chromosome 20, ASM419377v2, whole genome shotgun sequence encodes:
- the LOC114401692 gene encoding organelle RRM domain-containing protein 1, chloroplastic isoform X1, translating into MELLSVSVSLSKCQTLSFPKPKAPQIHELPLNIRLPNKTNHFSLSSSSSPCCNWSITRVAAATTYPSFNPSTTQNPHWMVLMDTPPQGVNSKPQVIDYYVKTLQTVLGSEKDAQMCIYDASWNTHFGFCCDIDEEISSQLASLPEVLLVRPDLDFNSLKKDYSLSSGEAGHLSGLRTRTNMLFPAGNSKHWLVKMDKPGVEAVTKAQIVDYYAQILTKVMGNEKDAQMCIYHVSWKTNFGFCCELDEDCAQELAGVLGVLSVQPDNNFESENKDYAGSNLENSWNVSNSSEASQEAPLKTKKLFVTGLSFYTSEKTLRAAFEGFGELVEAFTSKWLCLAVKVIMDKISKRSKGYAFVEYTTEEAASAALKEMNGKIINGWMIVVDVAKPNPPRYHRNHAG; encoded by the exons ATGGAACTTCTCTCTGTGTCTGTCTCACTTAGCAAATGCCAAACATTATCCTTTCCGAAACCAAAGGCACCCCAAATTCACGAACTTCCATTAAACATTAGATTACCCAACAAAACAAATCATTTCAGtctttcatcatcttcttctccttgttGTAATTGGTCCATTACTAGGgtagcagcagcaacaacataCCCTTCCTTCAATCCTTCCACCACTCAGAACCCTCACTGGATGGTGCTCATGGACACGCCTCCTCAAGGGGTCAATTCCAAGCCACAAGTCATTGATTATTACGTGAAAACTCTGCAAACCGTTCTTGGCAG TGAGAAAGATGCTCAAATGTGTATATATGATGCTTCATGGAACACTCACTTCGGTTTTTGTTGTGACATTGATGAAGAAATATCCTCCCAGCTGGCCA GTTTACCTGAGGTCTTGTTGGTTAGGCCTGACCTGGATTTCAACTCTTTGAAAAAAGACTATAGTTTATCAAGTGGCGAGGCAGGCCACCTATCAGGATTACGAACTAGAACTAATATGTTGTTCCCTGCTGGAAATTCAAAGCATTGGCTTGTTAAAATGGATAAGCCCGGGGTTGAGGCTGTTACCAAGGCTCAGATTGTTGATTATTATGCTCAAATTTTGACCAAGGTCATGGGAAA TGAGAAGGATGCACAGATGTGTATATATCATGTTTCCTGGAAAACCAACTTCGGTTTTTGCTGTGAACTTGATGAGGATTGTGCACAAGAGCTTGCTG GTGTGCTAGGTGTCTTGTCAGTTCAGCCAGATAACAATTTTGAGTCTGAAAATAAGGATTATGCAG GCAGTAACTTAGAAAATAGTTGGAATGTGTCCAACTCTTCTGAAGCAAGTCAGGAAGCTCCcttgaaaacaaagaaacttTTTGTGACAG GGCTATCGTTTTATACATCTGAGAAAACCTTGCGTGCAGCATTTGAAGGCTTTGGCGAGTTAGTTGAAG CTTTTACTAGCAAATGGTTATGCTTGGCAGTTAAAGTTATTAtggacaaaatttcaaaaaggtCCAAGGGTTATGCATTTGTTGAATACACCACAGAGGAGGCTGCAAGTGCAGCACTCAAAGAGATGAATGGCAAG ATTATCAATGGCTGGATGATAGTGGTAGATGTTGCCAAGCCTAACCCACCAAGATACCACAGGAATCATGCTGGATGA
- the LOC114401692 gene encoding organelle RRM domain-containing protein 1, chloroplastic isoform X2, translating into MELLSVSVSLSKCQTLSFPKPKAPQIHELPLNIRLPNKTNHFSLSSSSSPCCNWSITRVAAATTYPSFNPSTTQNPHWMVLMDTPPQGVNSKPQVIDYYVKTLQTVLGSEKDAQMCIYDASWNTHFGFCCDIDEEISSQLASLPEVLLVRPDLDFNSLKKDYSLSSGEAGHLSGLRTRTNMLFPAGNSKHWLVKMDKPGVEAVTKAQIVDYYAQILTKVMGNEKDAQMCIYHVSWKTNFGFCCELDEDCAQELAGVLGVLSVQPDNNFESENKDYAGSNLENSWNVSNSSEASQEAPLKTKKLFVTGLSFYTSEKTLRAAFEGFGELVEVKVIMDKISKRSKGYAFVEYTTEEAASAALKEMNGKIINGWMIVVDVAKPNPPRYHRNHAG; encoded by the exons ATGGAACTTCTCTCTGTGTCTGTCTCACTTAGCAAATGCCAAACATTATCCTTTCCGAAACCAAAGGCACCCCAAATTCACGAACTTCCATTAAACATTAGATTACCCAACAAAACAAATCATTTCAGtctttcatcatcttcttctccttgttGTAATTGGTCCATTACTAGGgtagcagcagcaacaacataCCCTTCCTTCAATCCTTCCACCACTCAGAACCCTCACTGGATGGTGCTCATGGACACGCCTCCTCAAGGGGTCAATTCCAAGCCACAAGTCATTGATTATTACGTGAAAACTCTGCAAACCGTTCTTGGCAG TGAGAAAGATGCTCAAATGTGTATATATGATGCTTCATGGAACACTCACTTCGGTTTTTGTTGTGACATTGATGAAGAAATATCCTCCCAGCTGGCCA GTTTACCTGAGGTCTTGTTGGTTAGGCCTGACCTGGATTTCAACTCTTTGAAAAAAGACTATAGTTTATCAAGTGGCGAGGCAGGCCACCTATCAGGATTACGAACTAGAACTAATATGTTGTTCCCTGCTGGAAATTCAAAGCATTGGCTTGTTAAAATGGATAAGCCCGGGGTTGAGGCTGTTACCAAGGCTCAGATTGTTGATTATTATGCTCAAATTTTGACCAAGGTCATGGGAAA TGAGAAGGATGCACAGATGTGTATATATCATGTTTCCTGGAAAACCAACTTCGGTTTTTGCTGTGAACTTGATGAGGATTGTGCACAAGAGCTTGCTG GTGTGCTAGGTGTCTTGTCAGTTCAGCCAGATAACAATTTTGAGTCTGAAAATAAGGATTATGCAG GCAGTAACTTAGAAAATAGTTGGAATGTGTCCAACTCTTCTGAAGCAAGTCAGGAAGCTCCcttgaaaacaaagaaacttTTTGTGACAG GGCTATCGTTTTATACATCTGAGAAAACCTTGCGTGCAGCATTTGAAGGCTTTGGCGAGTTAGTTGAAG TTAAAGTTATTAtggacaaaatttcaaaaaggtCCAAGGGTTATGCATTTGTTGAATACACCACAGAGGAGGCTGCAAGTGCAGCACTCAAAGAGATGAATGGCAAG ATTATCAATGGCTGGATGATAGTGGTAGATGTTGCCAAGCCTAACCCACCAAGATACCACAGGAATCATGCTGGATGA